From Cellulosimicrobium cellulans, the proteins below share one genomic window:
- a CDS encoding GH36-type glycosyl hydrolase domain-containing protein, with protein sequence MTLTASPARTTPLAGATLASGELTVELTGGGDVRAVSTGGLLVNQYLPGEHDRMPGGVLLRATRADGGVEVARLTGSAPAVTSVEVGTDRVVWSGEALGLATRVALTLDGRTLVWRVDLTAGPATPADVRYDVVHAQDLALAPPAAALSSEPYVCQYLLHRAMEHPDAGTVLVSRQTMSAQPRLPLAVAFLVEGAVAHLTDSLQVFTARARRDGVPHGLLGPVDSGVLQYEYAMPTLVSRPLDLSGGTARVHAVTVVDPDAPGPLAAHLDEVAGWAAAAVAAAADERATTPLPRTGSVLRDAPLLAGDELGEADLLAAVGLGPDDVLLPERDADGTLLSFFTATGTHVVDARKDTVTERSHGHVLKAGDDVLPTDDVLSTTAFAPGVFASHVVLGNTTANRLATVHRHHLNLLRSSGLRVLVDDGRGPWLLGLPSALVLDVGGVRWVYETPLGRVDVRTVAHDRENRIDVDVRCDRPLHVTATLELDDEAGGWVVEHVAPAADAGEAVVVHPVPGGDVDAHYPDLRYVVASSASVSLDTETPAGTSAGTARRLTSATDSGALRIAITASLRGPDAALALTGSAHDPLADLDATLAGHLATVRGVVRGLRFAPHAELETHELDLLVPWYAHDALVHFLVPHGLEQYSGAAWGTRDVCQGPFELALAGGRHDVARAIVLRVLAHQHTWGEFPQWFMFDAYGERYNDSSHGDVVVWPLFALAQYLDASGDLAVLDEPVPFWDHAHRRPAASGADAAATVRDHVARLLDHLDRDRLPGTALPAYGEGDWDDTLQPADPRMRTDLASTWTSALLVQAAELLARTTSGSDDHAALSARAGTLAAEVRADLRERALVDGVLAGYVRHGSDGDELVIHPSDTVSGMRYRLIPMTQSIIAGILTPEEAEHHERLVVEHLHFPDGVRLMDHPAAFDEGVPHTFLRAEQAANVGREIGLMYVHAHIRYVEALAALGRGRALDELLRISPVDLGSRLAHAAPRQRNAYFSSSDADFPDRQSFARDFDRLRDGTVGVRGGWRVYSSGPGIYLRQLVQGVLGLTERSGSTGALVVDPVLPAAADGLAVDLELAGRTRRVVYRVTTIGEGVRVRAGSDRGALVDVPTTPRAGDYRERGVLVASDDLGDADLVEITVPAGS encoded by the coding sequence GTGACCCTCACCGCCAGCCCCGCACGCACGACCCCCCTCGCGGGCGCGACGCTCGCCTCGGGCGAGCTGACCGTCGAGCTCACCGGCGGGGGTGACGTGCGCGCCGTGAGCACGGGCGGCCTGCTCGTCAACCAGTACCTGCCGGGCGAGCACGACCGCATGCCCGGCGGCGTCCTGCTGCGCGCGACCCGCGCGGACGGCGGCGTCGAGGTCGCGCGCCTCACGGGGTCGGCGCCCGCGGTGACGTCGGTCGAGGTCGGCACCGACCGCGTCGTGTGGTCGGGCGAGGCGCTCGGCCTCGCCACGCGCGTCGCGCTGACGCTCGACGGGCGCACGCTCGTCTGGCGGGTCGACCTCACGGCCGGGCCCGCGACGCCCGCGGACGTCCGTTACGACGTCGTGCACGCGCAGGACCTCGCGCTCGCGCCGCCCGCCGCCGCGCTGTCGAGCGAGCCGTACGTGTGCCAGTACCTGCTGCACCGTGCGATGGAGCACCCCGACGCGGGCACCGTGCTCGTCAGCCGGCAGACCATGTCCGCCCAGCCGCGCCTCCCGCTCGCCGTCGCGTTCCTCGTCGAGGGCGCGGTCGCGCACCTCACGGACTCGCTCCAGGTCTTCACGGCGCGGGCGCGGCGCGACGGCGTCCCGCACGGGCTGCTCGGGCCCGTGGACTCCGGCGTGCTCCAGTACGAGTACGCGATGCCGACCCTCGTCTCGCGTCCGCTCGACCTGTCCGGCGGGACCGCCCGCGTGCACGCGGTGACCGTCGTCGACCCCGACGCGCCGGGCCCGCTCGCCGCGCACCTCGACGAGGTGGCCGGCTGGGCCGCGGCCGCGGTCGCCGCCGCGGCGGACGAGCGCGCGACCACCCCGCTGCCGCGGACCGGGTCCGTGCTGCGCGACGCGCCGCTCCTCGCGGGCGACGAGCTCGGCGAGGCCGACCTGCTCGCCGCCGTCGGGCTCGGCCCCGACGACGTGCTCCTGCCCGAGCGCGACGCCGACGGCACGCTGCTGTCGTTCTTCACCGCGACCGGGACGCACGTCGTGGACGCGCGCAAGGACACGGTGACCGAGCGCTCGCACGGGCACGTGCTCAAGGCGGGCGACGACGTGCTGCCCACCGACGACGTGCTCTCCACGACGGCGTTCGCGCCCGGCGTCTTCGCCTCGCACGTCGTGCTCGGCAACACCACGGCCAACCGGCTCGCGACGGTGCACCGGCACCACCTCAACCTGCTGCGCAGCAGCGGGCTGCGCGTGCTCGTCGACGACGGCCGCGGACCGTGGCTGCTCGGCCTGCCCTCCGCGCTCGTCCTCGACGTCGGCGGCGTCCGCTGGGTCTACGAGACGCCGCTCGGCCGCGTCGACGTGCGGACCGTCGCGCACGACCGCGAGAACCGCATCGACGTGGACGTGCGCTGCGACCGACCGCTGCACGTCACCGCGACCCTCGAGCTCGACGACGAGGCGGGCGGCTGGGTCGTCGAGCACGTCGCCCCGGCGGCGGACGCCGGCGAGGCCGTCGTCGTGCACCCGGTCCCGGGCGGCGACGTCGACGCGCACTACCCGGACCTGCGGTACGTCGTGGCGTCGAGCGCCTCGGTCTCGCTCGACACCGAGACCCCTGCGGGCACGTCCGCCGGGACCGCGCGCCGCCTCACGAGCGCGACCGACTCCGGCGCGCTCCGGATCGCGATCACCGCCTCGCTGCGGGGACCCGACGCCGCGCTCGCCCTCACGGGGTCGGCGCACGACCCGCTCGCGGACCTCGACGCGACGCTCGCGGGCCACCTCGCGACCGTCCGCGGGGTCGTGCGCGGACTGCGGTTCGCGCCGCACGCAGAGCTCGAGACGCACGAGCTCGACCTGCTCGTGCCCTGGTACGCGCACGACGCCCTGGTCCACTTCCTCGTCCCGCACGGCCTGGAGCAGTACTCGGGTGCGGCGTGGGGCACGCGCGACGTGTGCCAGGGGCCGTTCGAGCTCGCCCTCGCGGGCGGGCGGCACGACGTCGCGCGCGCGATCGTGCTGCGCGTCCTCGCGCACCAGCACACGTGGGGCGAGTTCCCGCAGTGGTTCATGTTCGACGCGTACGGCGAGCGCTACAACGACTCCTCGCACGGCGACGTCGTCGTGTGGCCGCTGTTCGCGCTCGCGCAGTACCTCGACGCGAGCGGCGACCTCGCGGTCCTCGACGAGCCGGTCCCGTTCTGGGACCACGCGCACCGGCGCCCCGCCGCGTCGGGGGCCGACGCCGCGGCGACCGTGCGCGACCACGTCGCGCGCCTGCTCGACCACCTCGACCGCGACCGCCTGCCCGGCACCGCCCTGCCCGCGTACGGCGAGGGCGACTGGGACGACACGCTCCAGCCCGCCGACCCGCGCATGCGCACGGACCTCGCGTCCACGTGGACGTCCGCGCTGCTCGTGCAGGCCGCCGAGCTGCTCGCCCGCACCACGTCCGGCAGCGACGACCACGCCGCCCTCTCGGCGCGCGCCGGGACCCTGGCCGCCGAGGTGCGCGCGGACCTGCGCGAGCGCGCGCTCGTCGACGGCGTCCTGGCCGGGTACGTGCGGCACGGGTCCGACGGCGACGAGCTCGTCATCCACCCGTCCGACACGGTCTCCGGGATGCGGTACCGCCTCATCCCCATGACCCAGTCGATCATCGCGGGCATCCTCACGCCCGAGGAGGCGGAGCACCACGAGCGCCTCGTGGTCGAGCACCTGCACTTCCCCGACGGCGTGCGCCTCATGGACCACCCCGCCGCGTTCGACGAGGGCGTCCCGCACACGTTCCTGCGGGCCGAGCAGGCGGCGAACGTCGGCCGCGAGATCGGCCTCATGTACGTGCACGCGCACATCCGTTACGTCGAGGCGCTCGCCGCCCTGGGCCGCGGTCGAGCGCTCGACGAGCTGCTGCGCATCAGCCCCGTCGACCTGGGCAGCCGCCTCGCGCACGCCGCGCCGCGCCAGCGCAACGCGTACTTCTCGTCGAGCGACGCCGACTTCCCGGACCGCCAGAGCTTCGCGCGCGACTTCGACCGGCTGCGCGACGGCACGGTGGGCGTGCGCGGCGGGTGGCGCGTGTACTCCAGCGGGCCGGGCATCTACCTGCGTCAGCTCGTCCAGGGCGTGCTCGGCCTCACGGAGCGCTCGGGGTCGACCGGCGCGCTCGTCGTCGACCCCGTGCTGCCCGCGGCGGCCGACGGCCTCGCCGTCGACCTCGAGCTCGCGGGGCGGACGCGCCGCGTGGTCTACCGGGTCACCACGATCGGTGAGGGCGTCCGGGTCCGCGCCGGGTCCGACCGCGGCGCGCTCGTCGACGTCCCCACCACCCCGCGGGCCGGCGACTACCGCGAGCGCGGCGTCCTCGTCGCGTCGGACGACCTGGGTGACGCCGACCTGGTCGAGATCACGGTGCCCGCGGGGTCGTAG
- a CDS encoding TetR/AcrR family transcriptional regulator yields the protein MNESDSAGGGATTGTAGAVGNRATTTATRGTTAAGLPDRRIVRGEQRRREILRTAVEVFGEQGFRGSSLREIAARVGISEAGLLHHFGSKAGLLTATLEERDRRDLVRRTEDEAAGADLLTTIRDQVRRNAETPGLVSLHVVVAAEATDTAHPAHDVVRDRYRALRHQDDTRFQDAVARGELRPEVDPQAIGQLFSAVMDGLQLQWLLDPDNVDMVALFDQFLALLRPEGTTPAAPETRTTEQETA from the coding sequence ATGAACGAGAGCGACTCCGCAGGTGGCGGCGCCACGACGGGGACGGCGGGGGCCGTGGGGAACCGAGCGACGACGACCGCGACCCGCGGCACGACGGCGGCCGGCCTGCCCGACCGACGCATCGTCCGGGGCGAGCAGCGCCGCCGCGAGATCCTGCGCACGGCCGTCGAGGTGTTCGGCGAGCAGGGCTTCCGCGGCAGCTCGCTGCGCGAGATCGCGGCGCGCGTCGGCATCTCCGAGGCCGGGCTCCTGCACCACTTCGGCAGCAAGGCGGGCCTCCTGACGGCGACGCTCGAGGAGCGCGACCGGCGCGACCTCGTGCGCCGCACCGAGGACGAGGCCGCCGGCGCGGACCTCCTCACGACCATCCGCGACCAGGTCCGGCGCAACGCCGAGACCCCCGGCCTCGTGTCCCTGCACGTCGTGGTCGCCGCCGAGGCGACGGACACCGCCCACCCGGCCCACGACGTCGTGCGCGACCGGTACCGCGCCCTGCGCCACCAGGACGACACGCGCTTCCAGGACGCCGTCGCGCGTGGCGAGCTGCGCCCCGAGGTCGACCCGCAGGCGATCGGCCAGCTCTTCTCCGCCGTCATGGACGGCCTGCAGCTCCAGTGGCTGCTGGACCCCGACAACGTCGACATGGTCGCGCTCTTCGACCAGTTCCTCGCGCTGCTGCGCCCCGAGGGCACGACCCCCGCAGCACCCGAGACCCGCACCACCGAGCAGGAGACCGCGTGA